One genomic region from Geotrypetes seraphini chromosome 13, aGeoSer1.1, whole genome shotgun sequence encodes:
- the FOXR1 gene encoding forkhead box protein R1 isoform X1, with protein MYLYFQNREAFENLHLTTALEDWDMKNELKLTTTTDQFLPGSDEHILTLTKNEIKEFTIVEPKEPSFQPSLWMVVNPNLVCPCLRENVIMEVPKQRSPGRRASPAAAISWYQLPPDLGYSTLDYTQGMLSSSSETLLTEDISFLDVPPPSKSLRVAVTPKRSKYYSKRLKYFKQKTSQTKWPRPPINYCSLIYLALSNSRDGSLSVQQIYKFIWEHFPFFQTAPDGWKNTIRHNLCFSRSFQKTSNLVCGVSKRKSCLWKLTLQGRRKFQTEIHKLSQELFGLIQESMQEPALMEAMFDL; from the exons ATGTATTTGTATTTCCAAAACAGGGAGGCTTTTGAAAACTTGCACTTAACTACAGCACTTGAGGACTGGGACATGAAGAATGAACTTAAACTTACAACCACCACAGACCAGTTTCTTCCAG GTTCTGATGAGCATATTTTGACCTTGACAAAAAATGAGATTAAGGAGTTCACCATTGTAGAACCAAAAG AACCCAGTTTCCAGCCAAGCCTGTGGATGGTTGTAAACCCCAATCTGGTCTGCCCTTGTCTAAGAGAGAATGTGATCATGGAAGTGCCGAAGCAGAGGAGCCCAGGAAGAAGAGCATCTCCAGCAGCTGCAATCTCTTGGTACCAGTTACCACCTGACTTAGGATACTCAACGCTGGATTATACTCAGGGGATGCTGTCCTCCTCCAGTGAGACGCTG TTAACAGAGGATATCTCTTTTCTGGACGTTCCACCCCCTTCAAAGAGCCTCCGTGTAGCTGTTACACCAAAGAGGTCCAAATATTACAGCAAAAGGCTGAAATACTTTAAGCAGAAAACTAGCCAGACCAAATGGCCTCGGCCTCCAATCAACTACTGCAGCCTCATCTATTTGGCACTCAGCAACAGCAGGGATGGTAGCCTCAGTGTACAGCAGATCTACAAATTTATCTG GGAACATTTTCCCTTTTTCCAGACTGCGCCTGATGGCTGGAAAAATACTATCCGACATAACCTGTGCTTCAGTAGAAGTTTCCAGAAGACCAGCAACCTGGTGTGTGGAGTGAGCAAGAGGAAGTCCTGTCTATGGAAACTGACTTTGCAGGGCAGGAGGAAGTTCCAGACAGAGATCCATAAGCTGTCACAGGAGCTTTTTGGACTCATTCAAGAGAGCATGCAGGAGCCAG CATTGATGGAAGCCATGTTTGATCTCTGA
- the FOXR1 gene encoding forkhead box protein R1 isoform X2 produces MKNELKLTTTTDQFLPGSDEHILTLTKNEIKEFTIVEPKEPSFQPSLWMVVNPNLVCPCLRENVIMEVPKQRSPGRRASPAAAISWYQLPPDLGYSTLDYTQGMLSSSSETLLTEDISFLDVPPPSKSLRVAVTPKRSKYYSKRLKYFKQKTSQTKWPRPPINYCSLIYLALSNSRDGSLSVQQIYKFIWEHFPFFQTAPDGWKNTIRHNLCFSRSFQKTSNLVCGVSKRKSCLWKLTLQGRRKFQTEIHKLSQELFGLIQESMQEPALMEAMFDL; encoded by the exons ATGAAGAATGAACTTAAACTTACAACCACCACAGACCAGTTTCTTCCAG GTTCTGATGAGCATATTTTGACCTTGACAAAAAATGAGATTAAGGAGTTCACCATTGTAGAACCAAAAG AACCCAGTTTCCAGCCAAGCCTGTGGATGGTTGTAAACCCCAATCTGGTCTGCCCTTGTCTAAGAGAGAATGTGATCATGGAAGTGCCGAAGCAGAGGAGCCCAGGAAGAAGAGCATCTCCAGCAGCTGCAATCTCTTGGTACCAGTTACCACCTGACTTAGGATACTCAACGCTGGATTATACTCAGGGGATGCTGTCCTCCTCCAGTGAGACGCTG TTAACAGAGGATATCTCTTTTCTGGACGTTCCACCCCCTTCAAAGAGCCTCCGTGTAGCTGTTACACCAAAGAGGTCCAAATATTACAGCAAAAGGCTGAAATACTTTAAGCAGAAAACTAGCCAGACCAAATGGCCTCGGCCTCCAATCAACTACTGCAGCCTCATCTATTTGGCACTCAGCAACAGCAGGGATGGTAGCCTCAGTGTACAGCAGATCTACAAATTTATCTG GGAACATTTTCCCTTTTTCCAGACTGCGCCTGATGGCTGGAAAAATACTATCCGACATAACCTGTGCTTCAGTAGAAGTTTCCAGAAGACCAGCAACCTGGTGTGTGGAGTGAGCAAGAGGAAGTCCTGTCTATGGAAACTGACTTTGCAGGGCAGGAGGAAGTTCCAGACAGAGATCCATAAGCTGTCACAGGAGCTTTTTGGACTCATTCAAGAGAGCATGCAGGAGCCAG CATTGATGGAAGCCATGTTTGATCTCTGA